A single Paenibacillus sp. FSL R5-0517 DNA region contains:
- the truB gene encoding tRNA pseudouridine(55) synthase TruB codes for MVKPFEGVLPVYKPAGFTSHDVVAKMRRILKMKRIGHTGTLDPQVTGVLPLCLGRATRVVEYMQELPKEYLATLRLGLSTDTEDMTGEVIERAETPVEVTQDQVQQVLEQFLGTISQVPPMYSAVKVDGKRLYELAREGKTVERKSREVTIYELELTGIETQGDTTDISFRALCSKGTYIRTLCVDIGRQLGYPSTMVRLERTISAGITADHCLRIEEVEQFMAEGTLAEALIPVDEAIASIPAHKVGDEQAKGALQGQKLSARLLEPPVEQPGLLRLYAQDGTFLGIFERDELKPTVRAVKVFLPE; via the coding sequence ATGGTAAAGCCATTTGAAGGTGTACTTCCGGTATATAAACCGGCGGGATTTACTTCTCATGATGTTGTAGCCAAGATGCGTCGCATTCTCAAGATGAAGCGCATTGGTCATACGGGCACACTGGACCCACAAGTTACAGGCGTCCTGCCGCTCTGTCTTGGACGGGCGACACGCGTTGTAGAATACATGCAGGAGCTTCCGAAGGAATATCTGGCTACGCTTAGATTGGGACTGTCTACTGACACAGAGGACATGACAGGGGAAGTCATTGAGCGTGCTGAAACACCGGTGGAAGTCACACAGGATCAGGTTCAACAGGTGCTTGAGCAGTTTCTGGGCACGATCTCTCAGGTTCCTCCCATGTATTCTGCGGTAAAGGTAGACGGCAAACGTCTTTATGAGCTTGCTCGTGAAGGGAAGACGGTAGAGCGTAAGAGCCGTGAGGTCACAATCTATGAGCTTGAGCTTACAGGGATTGAAACTCAAGGCGATACGACCGATATATCTTTCCGCGCCTTGTGTTCAAAAGGTACCTACATACGTACATTGTGTGTAGACATCGGTCGACAACTCGGATATCCATCGACCATGGTTCGACTGGAGCGTACGATATCAGCAGGTATCACTGCAGATCATTGTCTTCGTATTGAAGAAGTGGAACAATTTATGGCTGAGGGAACTTTGGCGGAGGCGCTGATTCCTGTTGACGAGGCTATTGCTTCGATTCCGGCCCACAAGGTTGGAGATGAACAGGCCAAAGGAGCACTTCAAGGTCAGAAGCTGTCTGCACGTCTTCTGGAACCGCCAGTAGAGCAACCAGGTTTATTACGGTTGTATGCTCAGGATGGTACGTTTCTGGGGATATTTGAACGGGATGAACTAAAACCAACGGTGAGGGCAGTTAAAGTCTTTTTGCCGGAATAA
- a CDS encoding bifunctional riboflavin kinase/FAD synthetase — protein MLTYPQTLHSTELGALPQVLAIGQFDGLHLGHASVILSAVRIARETGMQAAVMTFHPHPKEVMRKGDYEGYLTPLRDKEDILAGMGVDVLYVVEFNEEFSRLTPQQFVHDLLIPLQTRTAVVGFDFRFGHKGAGDEQLLRTLGEGEMTVETVPPFLLNGEKVSSSLIRGLLKRGEMDEASQWLGRPYSIRGTVIHGEKRGRTIGFPTANLELTDHYVTPSKGVYAVRVQYGEQELHGVMNLGVKPTFHESGMKPTFEVHLLDFDGHLYDQELKVELVHYIRAERKFDSIDALISQIREDALTAGRLLS, from the coding sequence ATGCTAACCTATCCGCAGACGTTACATTCGACTGAGCTGGGCGCACTTCCCCAAGTGCTTGCAATTGGTCAATTCGACGGACTGCATCTCGGACATGCAAGTGTCATTTTATCAGCTGTCCGCATTGCGCGGGAAACGGGCATGCAGGCAGCGGTCATGACCTTTCATCCACATCCGAAGGAAGTTATGCGCAAAGGGGATTACGAGGGTTATCTAACTCCCTTGAGAGATAAAGAAGATATCCTGGCAGGAATGGGCGTTGATGTACTTTATGTGGTGGAGTTCAATGAAGAGTTCTCACGGTTGACTCCACAGCAATTTGTACACGACCTGTTGATTCCTCTTCAAACACGAACAGCGGTTGTGGGTTTTGACTTCCGTTTTGGTCATAAGGGGGCAGGGGACGAACAGCTTCTTCGTACGTTGGGAGAAGGAGAGATGACGGTGGAAACCGTTCCTCCTTTCTTGTTGAATGGTGAAAAAGTGAGCAGTTCTCTCATTCGTGGCCTGTTGAAGCGTGGGGAGATGGATGAGGCCAGTCAGTGGCTTGGCAGACCTTACAGCATCAGAGGAACCGTCATTCACGGGGAGAAGCGTGGACGAACGATTGGATTTCCCACAGCCAACCTTGAACTCACGGATCATTACGTTACTCCATCGAAGGGTGTTTATGCTGTTCGTGTGCAGTATGGCGAACAGGAACTGCATGGCGTAATGAATCTCGGTGTGAAACCTACGTTTCACGAAAGCGGGATGAAACCTACGTTTGAAGTGCACCTGCTTGATTTTGACGGACACTTGTATGACCAGGAACTAAAGGTTGAGCTCGTTCACTATATTCGTGCAGAACGAAAGTTCGACTCTATTGATGCATTGATTAGTCAGATTCGTGAAGATGCATTAACCGCCGGTCGCCTGTTATCTTAA
- the rpsO gene encoding 30S ribosomal protein S15 translates to MALTQERKQQLIDEHKTHESDTGSPEVQVAILTENIRSLTDHLRTHKKDHHSRRGLLKMVGQRRKLLAYVKNKDVKRYSALIEKLGLRR, encoded by the coding sequence ATGGCATTGACTCAAGAACGTAAACAACAACTGATCGACGAGCACAAAACTCACGAGTCCGATACAGGATCTCCAGAGGTGCAAGTTGCTATCCTTACGGAAAACATCAGAAGTTTGACAGACCACTTGCGTACGCATAAGAAAGACCACCACTCACGTCGTGGACTTTTGAAAATGGTAGGTCAACGTCGTAAGCTTTTGGCTTACGTGAAAAACAAAGATGTTAAACGTTACAGCGCACTGATCGAAAAACTCGGATTGCGTCGTTAA
- the pnp gene encoding polyribonucleotide nucleotidyltransferase — protein MEQRVEMQLGGRKLTLETGRLAKQANAAVKVTYGDTVVLCTVTASSEPKDLDFFPLTVNYEERLYAVGKIPGGFIKREGRPSEKAILSSRLTDRPIRPLFPEGFRNDVQVLNIVMSVDQDCEPQIAAMIGTSAALSISDVPFSGPIGGVKVGRIDGQFIINPTIAQLEISELELVVAGTKDAIMMVEAEANELPEEVMLEAIMFGHDEIKNIVAVIEQLVQVAGKEKMAVKLHAVNAEVNSSVRDFASARLVEAVKIAEKHARQDAIDVVNDETVAHFEEKYIESPELLKDVKEVLHDIVKEEVRRLITHDKVRPDGRGLAEIRPIECDTSLLPRTHGSGLFTRGQTQALSICTLGALGDVQILDGISLEETKRFMHHYNFPPFSVGEARPLRAPGRREIGHGALGERALSKVIPSETDFPYTIRLVSEVLESNGSTSQASICASTLAMMDAGVPIKAPVAGVAMGLIKDGDHVSILSDIQGMEDHLGDMDFKVAGTPEGVTAIQMDIKIDGIDRQILSEALAQAKEGRLHILSKMTEVMNTPREQLSQYAPKITTMHINPDKIRDVIGAGGKIINKIIEETGVKIDIEQDGRVFIASSNQEMNDKAKAIIEGIVREVLVGEIYVGKVKRVEKFGAFVEVLPNKEGLVHISQLSTERVAKVEDVVAIGDSITVKVTEIDPQGRINLSRKAVLTAEAPAQS, from the coding sequence ATGGAACAGCGTGTTGAAATGCAGCTTGGTGGAAGAAAGCTTACGCTTGAGACTGGGCGTTTGGCCAAGCAGGCTAATGCTGCCGTTAAGGTAACATACGGGGATACCGTTGTATTGTGTACCGTGACAGCATCAAGTGAGCCGAAAGATCTGGACTTTTTCCCATTAACGGTGAACTATGAAGAAAGATTGTACGCCGTAGGTAAAATCCCGGGTGGATTTATTAAACGTGAAGGCAGACCGAGTGAGAAAGCAATTCTTTCAAGCCGTCTGACAGACCGTCCAATTCGTCCATTGTTCCCGGAAGGCTTCCGGAATGATGTACAAGTTCTGAATATTGTTATGAGTGTGGATCAGGATTGCGAACCGCAAATCGCTGCAATGATTGGTACATCAGCAGCATTGAGCATTTCGGATGTTCCATTCAGCGGACCGATTGGTGGCGTAAAAGTTGGACGCATTGATGGCCAATTCATCATTAATCCAACGATTGCACAGCTTGAAATCAGTGAACTTGAACTGGTGGTTGCAGGAACTAAGGATGCCATCATGATGGTTGAGGCTGAAGCAAACGAATTACCTGAAGAAGTGATGCTCGAAGCAATCATGTTCGGACATGACGAGATCAAAAACATTGTTGCGGTAATCGAACAACTCGTGCAAGTTGCCGGTAAGGAAAAAATGGCTGTTAAGTTGCATGCCGTTAATGCTGAAGTCAACAGCAGTGTGCGTGATTTCGCAAGTGCTCGTCTGGTTGAAGCTGTTAAAATTGCTGAGAAGCATGCTCGTCAAGATGCAATCGATGTAGTGAATGACGAAACGGTTGCTCACTTTGAAGAGAAATATATTGAAAGTCCTGAATTGCTTAAAGACGTGAAGGAAGTTCTGCACGATATCGTTAAAGAAGAAGTGCGCCGTCTGATTACGCATGATAAAGTTCGTCCAGATGGACGTGGACTTGCTGAGATTCGTCCAATCGAATGTGATACTTCCCTGCTGCCACGTACGCATGGTTCAGGTTTGTTCACACGTGGTCAAACGCAAGCACTTAGCATCTGTACACTTGGTGCACTTGGCGATGTTCAAATTTTGGACGGAATTAGCCTTGAAGAAACGAAACGTTTCATGCATCATTATAACTTCCCACCATTCAGCGTAGGTGAAGCTCGTCCATTGCGTGCTCCAGGCCGTCGCGAAATCGGACATGGTGCTCTGGGTGAGCGTGCGCTTTCCAAAGTAATCCCTTCCGAAACAGACTTCCCATACACGATTCGTCTGGTATCAGAAGTTCTGGAATCCAACGGTTCAACTTCCCAGGCAAGTATCTGTGCAAGCACACTAGCTATGATGGATGCAGGTGTACCTATCAAAGCTCCAGTTGCGGGTGTAGCTATGGGTCTGATCAAAGACGGAGATCATGTATCCATTCTGAGTGATATTCAAGGTATGGAAGATCACCTCGGCGACATGGACTTCAAAGTAGCCGGAACACCTGAAGGTGTAACTGCGATTCAAATGGACATCAAAATTGATGGAATTGATCGTCAAATTTTGTCTGAAGCATTGGCTCAAGCCAAAGAAGGTCGTTTGCACATCTTGAGCAAAATGACTGAAGTGATGAATACGCCACGTGAGCAGTTATCACAATATGCGCCTAAAATTACAACGATGCATATCAATCCGGACAAAATCCGTGATGTTATTGGTGCAGGTGGTAAGATTATCAATAAAATCATCGAAGAAACCGGTGTTAAAATTGATATTGAACAGGATGGACGTGTCTTTATCGCTTCTTCCAACCAGGAGATGAATGATAAAGCTAAAGCGATTATCGAAGGTATTGTACGCGAAGTATTGGTCGGCGAGATTTATGTCGGTAAAGTAAAACGCGTTGAGAAATTCGGTGCATTCGTTGAAGTACTTCCAAACAAAGAAGGTCTGGTGCACATCTCACAACTGTCAACAGAACGTGTTGCCAAAGTGGAAGATGTTGTAGCCATCGGTGATTCCATTACGGTAAAAGTAACGGAAATTGACCCACAAGGTCGAATCAACTTGTCCCGTAAAGCGGTTTTGACTGCTGAAGCTCCGGCTCAATCCTAG
- a CDS encoding polysaccharide deacetylase family protein gives MGNQSKKLAAVLAGVTAVMLIGQVGSVRTYITEIRDGPGTQNAFDMFKEATGEDALLSAIRDKAAETKIAPVNARVDRVWKAIPGYNGMEIDVEATYRKALSGTLNTKIAYIYRQIEPAIQLKDLGAHPIYRGNANKPMVSFMINVAWGNEYIIPMLDTLDAEKVKATFFLDGSWLSKNVELAKEIQKRGHELSNHAYSHPNMSRLSAERAKLEISKTQDLLHKTLGVENRWFAPPSGDFNQKTVDIAFSMGLQTVLWTVDTVDWRKPSPDAVVAKIAKNTEAGTLILMHPTAASSGALKGMIQSIRAKGLVLGTVSETLSSERVNTSAVE, from the coding sequence GTGGGAAACCAATCCAAAAAGCTGGCGGCTGTTCTGGCAGGTGTGACTGCGGTCATGTTGATCGGACAAGTTGGCAGTGTACGTACATACATTACGGAGATCCGTGATGGGCCAGGTACGCAAAATGCTTTTGACATGTTCAAGGAAGCAACGGGAGAAGATGCGCTGTTGTCGGCGATTCGGGATAAAGCGGCTGAGACAAAAATTGCTCCGGTAAATGCCAGGGTAGATCGGGTATGGAAAGCGATTCCTGGCTATAATGGCATGGAGATTGATGTGGAAGCGACATACCGTAAGGCACTGAGTGGAACGTTGAATACCAAAATTGCTTATATCTACCGTCAGATTGAACCGGCGATTCAGCTTAAAGATTTGGGTGCACATCCGATCTATCGGGGAAATGCGAACAAACCGATGGTTTCTTTTATGATTAATGTCGCGTGGGGGAACGAATATATCATACCGATGCTGGATACGCTCGATGCAGAGAAAGTGAAAGCCACTTTTTTTCTGGATGGAAGTTGGTTAAGCAAAAACGTTGAACTGGCCAAGGAAATTCAGAAACGAGGGCATGAGCTGTCCAATCATGCGTATTCTCACCCGAATATGAGTCGATTGAGCGCAGAACGAGCCAAGCTGGAAATTAGTAAAACGCAGGATCTGCTCCATAAAACACTGGGGGTAGAGAATCGCTGGTTTGCTCCGCCTTCAGGTGACTTTAATCAGAAGACCGTTGATATTGCTTTTTCCATGGGATTGCAGACAGTGTTATGGACAGTAGATACTGTAGATTGGCGTAAACCAAGCCCGGATGCCGTTGTTGCCAAAATTGCGAAAAATACCGAGGCAGGCACGTTAATTCTAATGCACCCTACAGCTGCTTCTTCGGGAGCTTTAAAGGGTATGATTCAATCCATTCGGGCCAAAGGTCTCGTGCTCGGAACGGTAAGTGAGACGTTGTCTTCGGAACGTGTAAACACGTCTGCGGTTGAGTGA
- a CDS encoding pitrilysin family protein — MKKIQLGNGLRVVMEQIPTCRSVSFGIWVKTGSRNEQPASNGVSHFIEHMLFKGTDRYDAKAIAEQFDAIGGNVNAFTSKEYTCYYAKVLDEHLPIAVDVLSDMFFRSKMDDGELIKEKNVILEEISMYEDTPDDMVHDLMALAAYGEHPLAYPILGTEERLKAMDSSHLRAYMKEHYTIENTVISIAGNIDDSVIDLMEKHFGAFDVNGVTEAVTMPAFQSGQLFHKKKTEQNHICISFPGCKIGDPLQFAMVVLNNAIGGGMSSRLFQEIREKRGLAYSVYSYHSSHADSGLFTIYAGTAPKQTKEVLDLTKEVLGDLAVNGLTEDELRKGKEQLKGSLILSLESTGSRMNRLGKNELMLGRHHTLDEMITKIEQVTMDDINAVLDLMFAEPFALAMVGASDKTIAGLRRDDFVALRSNTETAGQ; from the coding sequence ATGAAAAAAATTCAGCTGGGCAATGGCCTCAGAGTTGTCATGGAACAGATACCGACCTGCCGTTCTGTGTCTTTCGGAATATGGGTCAAGACAGGTTCGCGTAATGAGCAACCTGCAAGTAACGGAGTATCACATTTTATTGAACACATGTTATTTAAGGGAACAGATCGTTATGATGCTAAGGCGATTGCGGAACAGTTCGATGCGATTGGTGGTAACGTGAATGCGTTCACTTCCAAAGAATACACGTGTTATTATGCAAAAGTGTTGGATGAACATTTACCGATTGCCGTTGATGTGTTATCTGATATGTTTTTCCGTTCCAAAATGGATGATGGTGAATTGATCAAGGAGAAAAACGTCATCCTGGAAGAAATCTCAATGTATGAAGATACGCCTGATGATATGGTTCATGATCTGATGGCCTTGGCCGCTTATGGTGAGCATCCGCTCGCATACCCTATCCTGGGTACGGAAGAACGTCTCAAAGCGATGGATTCCAGCCATCTGCGTGCATATATGAAGGAGCACTACACAATTGAGAACACGGTCATTAGTATTGCGGGTAATATTGACGACAGTGTAATTGATCTGATGGAGAAGCATTTTGGTGCTTTTGATGTTAATGGAGTAACAGAAGCAGTGACGATGCCGGCGTTCCAAAGCGGACAGCTCTTCCACAAAAAGAAAACGGAACAGAATCATATCTGTATCTCGTTCCCAGGCTGTAAAATCGGAGATCCGCTTCAATTCGCTATGGTTGTTCTGAATAACGCTATTGGTGGAGGCATGAGCTCCAGACTGTTCCAGGAAATACGCGAGAAACGGGGACTTGCATACTCCGTGTATTCCTATCATAGTTCTCATGCAGACAGCGGACTGTTCACGATATACGCGGGTACAGCACCGAAACAGACAAAAGAAGTGCTCGACCTCACCAAAGAGGTTCTGGGCGACCTGGCTGTAAACGGCTTGACCGAAGATGAACTCCGCAAAGGAAAAGAACAGCTGAAGGGAAGCCTGATTCTCAGCTTGGAAAGCACAGGCAGTCGCATGAACCGTCTGGGTAAAAACGAGCTAATGCTAGGCAGACACCATACGCTGGATGAGATGATTACCAAAATTGAGCAAGTAACCATGGACGATATTAACGCGGTGCTTGATCTGATGTTTGCTGAGCCTTTTGCACTTGCCATGGTTGGCGCTTCGGATAAGACGATCGCTGGATTGAGAAGGGATGATTTTGTTGCATTACGTTCAAATACAGAAACTGCCGGGCAATGA
- the dut gene encoding dUTP diphosphatase, whose translation MLHYVQIQKLPGNEDIKLPQKMSELASGFDVVAALQEDVVLQPGQRTLIPTGLAMAMPAGLEAQIRPRSGLAFKHGITCLNTPGTIDADYRGEVKVLLINLGQEPFTIVRGERIAQIVFQTVPAVELTEVTELSETVRGEGGFGHTGK comes from the coding sequence TTGTTGCATTACGTTCAAATACAGAAACTGCCGGGCAATGAAGATATTAAACTGCCTCAAAAAATGTCGGAGCTGGCATCCGGCTTTGATGTCGTAGCTGCACTTCAGGAAGATGTTGTATTGCAGCCGGGTCAGCGTACGCTGATTCCAACAGGACTGGCAATGGCAATGCCAGCTGGATTGGAAGCACAGATTCGTCCTCGGAGCGGACTGGCTTTCAAACATGGAATTACCTGCCTCAACACACCGGGTACCATTGATGCGGACTATCGCGGAGAAGTCAAAGTACTGTTGATCAATCTGGGTCAGGAACCGTTCACGATTGTACGGGGAGAGCGCATCGCACAGATCGTCTTCCAGACGGTGCCTGCGGTTGAATTGACGGAAGTGACGGAACTTTCAGAAACGGTACGTGGTGAAGGTGGATTTGGTCATACCGGGAAATAA
- the dpsA gene encoding dipicolinate synthase subunit DpsA, translating to MLTGVRIVVLGGDARQLEVIQKCAELDATVSVVGFDKIERSIPGIEHQELEDEVFASADVLVLPVVGCDDQGKVSTSFSDTPIYLKKEHIAALPEHCIVFTGMAKPYLRELCLENGLRLVEVLDRDDIALYNSIPTAEGAIAIAIRETDFTIHGSECIVLGLGRTGFTMAKTLQGLGANVRVGIRREEDAARATIMGWKPFMTTDLAAQTGEVDLLFNTIPTMIITAQILSRVPQKAVIIDLASAPGGCDFRYADKRGIKALLAPGLPGIVAPKTAGGIIADALIRLLLEEQNAREVKS from the coding sequence ATGCTGACCGGAGTCCGGATTGTAGTCCTGGGCGGAGATGCGCGGCAGCTTGAAGTCATTCAAAAGTGCGCAGAGCTGGATGCAACGGTAAGTGTGGTGGGTTTCGATAAAATAGAGCGTTCCATTCCGGGGATTGAGCATCAGGAACTGGAGGACGAAGTATTTGCTTCCGCAGATGTACTGGTACTGCCTGTTGTCGGTTGCGATGACCAGGGAAAAGTGAGTACTTCATTTAGTGACACGCCGATCTATTTGAAAAAGGAACATATTGCAGCATTACCGGAGCATTGTATTGTGTTCACAGGTATGGCTAAGCCTTACTTGCGCGAACTTTGTCTTGAAAATGGGCTGCGACTTGTTGAAGTACTTGATCGTGATGATATTGCACTGTACAACTCCATTCCAACAGCTGAGGGAGCCATCGCCATAGCAATTCGGGAGACGGACTTCACAATCCATGGTTCGGAATGTATTGTGCTTGGCCTTGGTCGAACAGGATTCACAATGGCCAAAACACTGCAGGGACTTGGAGCAAATGTACGGGTGGGAATCAGGCGGGAAGAGGATGCTGCCCGCGCTACAATAATGGGCTGGAAGCCTTTCATGACAACGGATTTGGCCGCTCAAACCGGGGAAGTTGACTTGCTTTTTAATACGATACCGACTATGATAATCACAGCACAAATCCTGTCCAGAGTGCCGCAAAAGGCTGTTATTATCGACCTTGCATCCGCTCCTGGCGGCTGTGATTTCAGGTATGCAGACAAACGCGGTATCAAAGCGCTACTTGCGCCTGGCCTCCCCGGCATTGTTGCTCCCAAAACGGCTGGCGGCATTATTGCCGACGCGTTGATCCGTTTGCTTTTGGAAGAACAGAACGCACGGGAGGTTAAATCATGA